From a single Candoia aspera isolate rCanAsp1 chromosome 2, rCanAsp1.hap2, whole genome shotgun sequence genomic region:
- the BRIX1 gene encoding ribosome biogenesis protein BRX1 homolog, with product MAAAKRRRVAGKATAAGPKRKRAKGASEGKECEEAEKSPSSVAGQDEFHIPPPVSQGKWKNKERVLIFSSRGINFRTRHLMKDLRTLMPHSKADTKMDRKDKLFIINEVCEMKNCNKCIFFEAKKKQDLYVWLSNAPHGPSAKFLVQNIHTLAELKMTGNCLRGSRPILSFDPVFDQKPHYALLKELFIQIFSTPQYHPRSQPFVDHIFTFSITDERIWFRNYQIIEEDGALVEIGPRFVLNLIRIFQGSFGGQTLYENPHYQSPNMHRRALRLALVAKFREKQNMKQLQKLRNTEDKALIPEDPTEEVFETPAEEKPMEIELVKPEPKLSLKKKKKKVHQRERKWKKKLGRTGMQN from the exons ATGGCGGCGGCCAAGAGGCGGCGTGTGGCCGGCAAGGCAACGGCGGCCGGTCCGAAGAGAAAGCGTGCGAAGGGAGCTTCGGAAGGGAAGGAGTGCGAGGAGGCGGAGAAAAGCCCGTCCTCCGTGGCGGGCCAGGATGAGTTCCACATACCGCCCCCGGTCTCGCAG GGTAAATGGAAGAACAAAGAGAGGGttctcattttttcttccagAGGAATAAATTTTAGGACAAGGCATCTAATGAAGGATTTGCGTACATTAATGCCACATTCCAAAGCAG ACACCAAAATGGACAGGAAAGAcaagttatttattattaatgag GTCTGTGAAATGAAGAATTGCAATAAGTGCATATTTTTTGAAGCTAAAAAGAAGCAAGATCTTTACGTTTG GCTTTCAAATGCCCCCCATGGACCATCAGCCAAGTTTTTAGTCCAGAACA TTCACACACTGGCTGAGTTGAAGATGACTGGAAACTGTTTGAGAGGCTCTCGGCCGATTCTTTCTTTTGACCCA GTTTTTGATCAGAAACCGCATTATGCTTTGCTGAAAGAGCTGTTTATTCAG ATCTTTAGTACTCCACAGTATCATCCCAGGAGTCAGCCTTTTGTAGACCACATTTTCACATTCTCCATCACAGATGAGAGGATTTGGTTTCGAAATTATCAG ATCATAGAAGAAGATGGAGCCCTTGTAGAAATTGGGCCTCGTTTTGTCCTGAACCTAATCAGGATCTTCCAGGGCAGCTTTGGAGGACAAACCCTCTATGAAAACCCTCATTACCAGTCTCCAAATATG CATCGTCGGGCATTAAGACTGGCCCTAGTTGCTAAAtttagagaaaaacaaaatatgaaacagCTACAGAAATTGAGGAATACGGAAGACAAAGCGCTTATTCCTGAAGATCCCACTGAGGAAGTTTTTGAAACGCCAGCTGAAGAGAAGCCGATGGAGATAGAACTGGTGAAGCCAGAACCAAAACtgagtttgaaaaagaaaaagaagaaagtacacCAACGagagcggaagtggaagaaaaagCTTGGCAGAACTGGAATGCAGAATTAG
- the RAD1 gene encoding cell cycle checkpoint protein RAD1 → MPFSTQPETGEEQNVLVATLDNVRNLSNILKAVHFKDHATCFITANGLKVTVENAKSLQANAFIQAGIFQDFVVQEESVMFRINLSVLLDCLTIFGTSSLPGTQTALRMCYQGYGYPLTLFLEEGGVVTVCKINTQEPEEILDFDFCSTNVVNKIILQSEGLREAFSELDMTCEVLQITMSPDKPYFRLSTFGNAGTTHLDYRKDSDLIEAFHCNHTQTNRYKISLLKPSIKALALSCKVSVRTDNRGFLSLQYMIRNEDGEICFVEYYCCPDEDITEAEL, encoded by the exons ATGCCCTTCTCAACCCAGCCTGAAACAGGTGAAGAGCAGAATGTTTTGGTAGCAACTCTTGATAATGTCAGAAACCTCTCCAATATTTTGAAAGCCGTTCATTTCAAAGACCACGCTACCTGCTTCATTACAGCAAATGGACTCAAAGTCACAGTGGAAAATGCAAAGTCTTTGCAAGCCAATGCTTTTATTCAG GCAGGAATTTTCCAAGACTTTGTAGTGCAGGAAGAATCTGTGATGTTCAGAATCAATCTGTCTGTCCTTTTAGACTGCTTGACCATCTTTGGAACAAGTTCTTTGCCAG GAACTCAAACAGCCCTTCGGATGTGTTACCAGGGATATGGCTACCCTCTAACTCtcttcctggaggaaggaggtgtgGTGACTGTCTGTAAAATCAACACTCAGGAACCTGAAGAGATTCTTGATTTTGACTTTTGCAGTACTAATGttgtaaataaaattatcctGCAGTCAGAAGGACTGAGAGAAGCATTTTCAGAACTCGATATGACCTGTGAGGTGCTGCAGATTACAATGTCTCCAGACAAGCCTTATTTCAG ATTATCCACTTTTGGGAATGCTGGAACCACTCACCTGGATTACCGAAAAGATTCTGACCTTATTGAAGCTTTTCATTGTAATCACACTCAGACAAACAG GTACAAGATATCATTACTCAAGCCATCAATTAAAGCATTAGCTCTGTCTTGCAAGGTATCCGTTCGGACAGATAACCGAGGCTTCCTTTCATTGCAATATATGATAAGGAATGAAGATGGAGAGATATGCTTTGTGGAGTATTACTGTTGCCCTGATGAGGACATTACTGAAGCAGAACTGTAG